One genomic region from Sulfurovum riftiae encodes:
- a CDS encoding efflux RND transporter permease subunit, whose translation MKRFFEILIQYKFLILALFIAISGFGYKAYQDIPVDAFPDITPKQVVIYTESSGNSAEDIEKLITYPIEAAMSGLPGVKMILSNSIFGLSYVSIFFEDGYDTYLLRQLVTERLNSIDIPDGWGTPVMGPNTTGLGQVLWYALKDESGSYSASQLRQMHEYTVTPLLKSVDGVEEVISWGGFEKQYEVLIDPKRLQSVDVTYSEVLQALEKSNRSVGGQYLEFNKEQYLIRGAGLYQTLDDIRNTVIRTKEAKAVTIKDIATVQEGKAPRFGAVSVDGKERVFGMVLQRSGTNAAKVVEKIKEKMPLVDAALPKGVSIDIIYDRTEITHKAVSTMSSALLTGSILVAIILFLFLFELRSAFIVILSLPVSLLIAFLLMQEYGISANLMSLSGLAIAIGMIVDGTIVVVENSFRLLHDNPKLSRSEVIAEATAEVAKPVLFALLIIAVVFIPLLSLEGLAGKLYTPMAIDIVFVMLGSLAVALLLVPVLSFMMLKQGKHSNSPLMNAIKSFYTPMLDYAVHHAKTLVTVTFVIFFLLAGLLSQQGREFMPELNEETIMYRVIAIPGTALTQSVENAQAIENFIKKEYPKEVLSVLSMIGRSEKGETAQANYMEVLLTLDPAFKDIPKLDKELTSKLKKKFNYLQFISTQPIAMRIEELLEGVSAELAVKIYGEDQKVMSNIATQISGVLQSVEGLDHAEIETQLGQAQINIKPDYLALSRYGLNVEDVMQVIRYGVGEEAVTQKIEGVKRFGIVAKLKHAKQDIESLKSLILRSDSGKVVTLEEVCDITVKQGPAFIKREDLSRYMVLSLEVEGRDIATFVEEANEKIMKEVTIPDGYYIKWAGDFKNMQEATATLAMIIPITLLLILLLLYTAFNSFKKAFLILLGVPLGMIGGIVGLLISGEYLSVSAIVGFIAIFAIAILNGIVLVSFIDELHRKFPHVKMPELVKDATLLRLRPVLMTAFTTLFGILPLLYATGVGSEIQYPLSVVVTGGIISSTILTLLVLPGLYVLFFNNKEA comes from the coding sequence ATGAAACGATTTTTTGAAATACTGATACAGTATAAATTCCTCATTCTCGCACTCTTCATTGCCATCTCCGGATTCGGCTATAAAGCCTACCAGGATATACCGGTAGATGCCTTTCCCGACATTACTCCCAAACAGGTCGTGATCTATACAGAGAGTTCCGGGAACTCTGCCGAAGACATCGAAAAGCTCATCACCTACCCTATCGAAGCGGCCATGTCCGGACTTCCCGGGGTAAAGATGATCCTCTCCAATTCCATCTTCGGACTCTCTTATGTCTCCATCTTCTTTGAGGACGGGTATGATACCTACCTGCTTCGACAACTGGTAACGGAGAGGCTCAACAGCATAGACATCCCCGATGGCTGGGGTACACCGGTCATGGGACCGAATACGACCGGTCTGGGACAGGTCCTCTGGTATGCACTCAAAGATGAAAGCGGGAGCTACTCAGCCAGCCAGCTTCGCCAGATGCATGAATATACGGTCACCCCTCTGCTCAAATCGGTCGATGGTGTCGAAGAGGTCATCTCCTGGGGCGGTTTCGAGAAACAGTACGAAGTACTCATAGACCCCAAGCGTCTGCAAAGTGTCGATGTCACCTACAGTGAAGTACTTCAAGCGCTTGAGAAGAGCAACCGGTCCGTGGGAGGACAATACCTCGAATTCAACAAAGAACAGTACCTGATCCGCGGTGCAGGACTCTACCAGACACTCGATGACATCAGAAATACAGTCATACGTACCAAAGAAGCCAAAGCGGTGACCATTAAAGATATCGCAACCGTACAGGAGGGTAAAGCACCGCGTTTCGGTGCGGTCTCTGTTGACGGGAAAGAGCGTGTTTTCGGTATGGTCCTTCAGCGTTCAGGTACCAATGCGGCAAAAGTGGTCGAGAAGATCAAAGAAAAGATGCCACTGGTCGATGCCGCCCTGCCAAAAGGCGTAAGTATCGATATCATCTATGACCGGACCGAGATCACCCACAAAGCGGTCTCGACCATGAGTTCCGCACTGCTGACCGGTTCCATTCTCGTTGCGATCATACTCTTTCTCTTTCTCTTCGAACTGCGTTCCGCCTTTATCGTTATACTCTCCCTGCCGGTCTCCCTGCTGATCGCATTTCTGTTGATGCAGGAGTACGGTATCTCAGCGAACCTGATGAGCCTTTCAGGCCTTGCCATCGCCATCGGTATGATTGTGGACGGTACCATTGTTGTTGTGGAGAACAGTTTCAGGCTTCTGCATGACAACCCCAAGCTCTCACGCTCCGAAGTCATTGCAGAGGCAACCGCAGAGGTCGCCAAACCGGTGCTCTTTGCCCTGCTTATCATCGCCGTGGTCTTCATTCCGCTTCTAAGTCTGGAGGGGCTGGCAGGAAAACTCTATACGCCTATGGCCATCGACATCGTCTTTGTCATGCTTGGTTCACTCGCTGTTGCCCTGCTCTTGGTACCGGTACTTTCATTCATGATGCTCAAACAGGGAAAACACTCCAACTCCCCGTTGATGAACGCCATCAAATCTTTCTATACGCCGATGCTCGATTATGCCGTACACCATGCCAAAACACTGGTGACAGTCACCTTTGTCATCTTCTTCCTGCTTGCAGGTCTGCTCTCACAGCAGGGGCGTGAATTCATGCCTGAGCTCAATGAAGAGACGATCATGTACCGCGTCATCGCCATTCCGGGAACAGCATTGACACAAAGTGTCGAAAATGCACAGGCGATCGAGAACTTCATCAAAAAAGAGTATCCCAAAGAGGTCCTCTCCGTCCTCTCTATGATCGGACGAAGTGAAAAAGGTGAAACAGCCCAGGCCAACTATATGGAGGTTCTTCTCACACTCGATCCGGCATTCAAGGATATACCGAAACTCGACAAAGAGCTCACGTCAAAACTCAAAAAGAAGTTCAACTACCTGCAGTTCATCTCCACACAGCCCATCGCCATGAGGATCGAAGAGCTGCTTGAAGGTGTCTCTGCGGAACTGGCGGTCAAGATCTACGGAGAAGACCAGAAGGTCATGTCCAACATCGCCACACAGATCTCGGGTGTCCTTCAGAGTGTCGAAGGCCTGGATCATGCAGAGATAGAGACACAGCTGGGACAGGCACAGATAAACATCAAGCCTGACTATCTGGCACTCTCACGCTACGGACTGAATGTGGAAGATGTCATGCAGGTGATCCGTTACGGTGTGGGAGAAGAAGCTGTCACACAAAAGATCGAAGGGGTCAAACGTTTCGGTATCGTTGCAAAACTCAAACATGCCAAACAGGATATTGAAAGTCTCAAGTCACTCATTCTGCGGTCAGACAGCGGAAAGGTCGTGACACTGGAGGAAGTATGTGATATTACCGTAAAACAGGGTCCGGCTTTCATCAAACGCGAGGACCTGAGCCGATACATGGTACTCTCCCTTGAGGTCGAAGGACGCGATATCGCTACTTTCGTGGAAGAGGCGAATGAAAAGATCATGAAAGAGGTGACCATCCCTGACGGATACTACATCAAATGGGCCGGTGACTTCAAAAACATGCAGGAGGCGACCGCTACCCTTGCCATGATCATCCCTATCACCCTGCTTCTGATCCTGCTGCTGCTCTATACGGCATTCAACTCGTTCAAGAAAGCCTTTCTCATCCTTCTGGGTGTACCGCTGGGAATGATAGGAGGGATCGTCGGACTGCTGATCAGCGGCGAATACCTCTCTGTCTCCGCCATCGTCGGCTTCATTGCCATCTTCGCCATAGCCATCCTAAACGGGATCGTACTGGTCTCCTTCATCGATGAACTGCACAGGAAATTCCCGCATGTCAAAATGCCGGAACTGGTAAAAGATGCCACACTGTTACGTCTAAGGCCGGTACTCATGACAGCGTTTACCACACTGTTCGGTATTTTGCCACTTCTTTACGCTACAGGCGTGGGTTCAGAGATACAATATCCGCTCTCTGTGGTTGTGACCGGCGGTATTATCTCTTCTACCATACTTACGCTGCTGGTTTTACCGGGGTTGTATGTATTGTTCTTTAACAATAAAGAGGCATAG
- a CDS encoding DUF2853 family protein yields MSDIAIVKLIKDMFGKLFGSEEKNEKTTLVSEAKNSSETEKPEAVKKEPVKKKTAAKKKKSTAAEKKSAVKKKEATAEKKTVTKKSSKKPKSSTATAAKGTKKAEKIALYTKAFKKQYGEVDTDFLEIIVKNLGPSIYRKDAELVSCSDPKELDTVRKNFLIKKLGLQENQEVLDAAIKEVCEELKDTSKKYRALFYYRLAQKFKKESVLS; encoded by the coding sequence ATGAGTGATATTGCTATTGTCAAATTAATTAAAGATATGTTTGGGAAACTCTTTGGAAGCGAAGAGAAAAATGAAAAAACAACGCTTGTCAGCGAAGCAAAAAACAGTTCAGAGACAGAAAAGCCTGAAGCAGTCAAAAAAGAACCTGTAAAAAAGAAAACCGCTGCAAAAAAGAAAAAATCGACAGCAGCAGAGAAAAAAAGTGCAGTGAAAAAGAAGGAAGCAACGGCTGAGAAAAAAACCGTCACTAAAAAATCTTCCAAAAAGCCAAAATCAAGTACGGCTACAGCAGCCAAAGGTACAAAAAAGGCTGAGAAGATCGCACTCTATACCAAAGCTTTTAAAAAGCAGTATGGAGAAGTAGATACAGATTTCCTTGAGATCATTGTAAAAAACCTTGGGCCATCCATTTATAGAAAAGATGCAGAACTTGTTTCATGTTCTGATCCTAAAGAGCTTGATACAGTTAGAAAAAATTTCCTCATTAAAAAATTGGGTCTGCAGGAAAATCAGGAAGTTTTGGATGCAGCCATTAAAGAAGTATGTGAAGAGTTAAAAGATACGAGTAAAAAATATCGTGCACTTTTCTATTACAGATTGGCACAGAAGTTTAAAAAAGAATCTGTCTTAAGCTGA
- a CDS encoding Fur family transcriptional regulator: MTDYAMLLKESGLKATFQRMNILNVVDKHGHMSVEAIYEEVTKVHPSLSLATIYKNIILMQESAILVEVPIAGRKSKYELAKEDHMHLICTKCGEVEDKMCLDKTDAIFHQLTEEEHFKLNKRQVNLYGVCEACQTQKAS; the protein is encoded by the coding sequence ATGACAGACTATGCCATGCTGCTCAAAGAGAGCGGCCTCAAAGCGACATTTCAGCGAATGAATATCTTGAATGTCGTAGATAAACATGGGCATATGTCTGTTGAAGCAATCTATGAAGAGGTGACAAAAGTACACCCTTCTCTCTCCCTGGCAACGATCTATAAGAATATCATCCTGATGCAGGAGAGTGCTATACTGGTCGAGGTGCCTATTGCCGGCAGGAAGTCGAAGTATGAACTTGCAAAAGAGGACCATATGCACCTTATCTGCACCAAGTGCGGAGAGGTGGAAGACAAGATGTGTCTCGATAAAACGGATGCTATTTTTCATCAGCTGACGGAAGAAGAGCACTTCAAACTCAATAAGCGGCAGGTGAATCTGTATGGGGTTTGCGAAGCCTGCCAAACGCAAAAAGCCTCATAA
- a CDS encoding toxin-antitoxin system HicB family antitoxin — MLNTFKPILLINDSKYAIVINTKNGVSMGTVTLRIPDSKHERLKQYAKDKGISLNKLFDEFATIALAQFDAKTRFELRASKGNTHEGLKLLDKLVEEL; from the coding sequence ATGCTGAATACATTCAAACCCATCCTCTTGATTAATGATAGCAAATATGCTATCGTAATAAATACAAAAAATGGAGTTAGTATGGGTACAGTAACATTAAGAATACCCGACAGCAAACATGAACGTCTAAAGCAGTATGCAAAAGACAAAGGTATCAGTCTCAATAAACTTTTCGATGAGTTTGCCACTATTGCACTTGCTCAGTTCGATGCAAAGACCCGTTTTGAGCTCAGGGCTTCAAAAGGGAATACCCATGAAGGATTAAAACTACTCGATAAATTAGTGGAAGAGCTATAG
- a CDS encoding Ig-like domain-containing protein, translating into MRFIKKLLPIILVGTMAFIMSGCGSSAGGNTNPTPTPTPPIEVVILTAVHVTPSDTYVVVGESEQYTATAIYSDGTTKDVTSKAEWLTSDKEIAAINVDGTASGLSEGNVTIVATYSEDNIEKTGTAHLSVEATLPTLKSMIIRGNNIVAVGLSEQLNAIATLSDDREFIVNDKVNWTSSDTSIATVNANGMVTGVSVGDVTITATAKNNSAIVATHSMSVSEATLTKIQIEKSYNPDTPQPITTLDVPITTEVYITAWGIYSDDSRHYINTDTFWWSSDQQIASINYLKSSYVYGRDVGTVTITAAYQGLKAELEVTVLPEDPALVSIELISRTHGDVTGGSFTLAQGDKEWITAYGIYKGGDRRDINRYVAYSSSDPKVAYVIDQIDSNVRGRSPGKAIINVDWQGIHAEVEVQVTESKIEIQEGCSASETVVIDDTNPLILTVGEEKCINAWLVHSDDTKERVTTTVFWKSQDQSIASMDLLQRHSRVKGVSVGETTVSATLEGITGVAPVHVVP; encoded by the coding sequence ATGAGGTTTATAAAGAAATTACTACCAATAATATTGGTTGGAACAATGGCATTTATCATGTCTGGATGTGGCAGTAGTGCAGGAGGTAATACTAATCCTACACCAACACCTACCCCGCCAATTGAAGTTGTTATTTTGACAGCAGTACATGTCACACCATCAGATACCTATGTTGTGGTAGGTGAAAGTGAACAATATACTGCAACTGCAATCTATAGTGATGGAACAACAAAAGATGTTACATCTAAAGCTGAATGGTTAACATCAGACAAGGAAATTGCTGCAATCAATGTAGATGGAACAGCGAGTGGTCTAAGTGAAGGAAATGTAACAATTGTTGCAACATATTCAGAAGACAATATTGAAAAAACAGGAACTGCCCATTTATCTGTTGAAGCAACTCTCCCAACATTAAAATCTATGATAATTAGAGGAAATAATATTGTTGCAGTAGGATTATCTGAGCAGCTCAATGCTATTGCAACGTTAAGTGATGATAGAGAGTTTATAGTTAACGATAAGGTTAATTGGACATCATCTGATACTTCAATTGCGACAGTGAATGCTAATGGAATGGTCACTGGTGTTTCAGTAGGAGATGTTACTATTACAGCTACAGCAAAAAATAACAGTGCTATAGTAGCTACACACAGTATGTCGGTAAGTGAGGCAACATTAACTAAAATTCAGATTGAAAAAAGTTATAACCCCGATACGCCTCAACCTATTACAACACTTGATGTACCTATAACAACTGAAGTGTATATTACTGCTTGGGGTATCTACTCTGATGATTCACGCCATTATATCAATACAGATACTTTTTGGTGGTCCAGTGATCAGCAAATTGCAAGTATCAACTATCTTAAATCTTCATATGTATATGGACGTGATGTGGGTACTGTAACTATTACTGCTGCATACCAAGGATTAAAGGCAGAACTTGAAGTAACAGTTTTACCTGAGGATCCGGCATTAGTAAGTATTGAATTGATCTCCAGAACACATGGTGATGTAACAGGTGGTTCATTTACTCTTGCACAGGGTGACAAGGAATGGATTACTGCTTATGGAATTTATAAGGGTGGTGATAGAAGAGATATCAACAGATATGTAGCTTACTCATCAAGTGATCCAAAAGTTGCTTATGTGATTGATCAAATTGATTCAAATGTTCGCGGACGAAGCCCAGGTAAAGCAATTATTAATGTAGATTGGCAGGGTATTCATGCAGAAGTTGAAGTTCAAGTTACAGAAAGTAAAATTGAAATTCAGGAAGGATGTTCTGCCAGTGAAACGGTTGTTATTGATGATACAAACCCTCTTATATTAACAGTAGGTGAGGAAAAATGTATTAATGCATGGCTGGTTCATAGTGATGACACTAAAGAACGAGTAACAACTACTGTTTTTTGGAAATCACAAGATCAAAGTATAGCTTCAATGGACCTATTACAGAGACATTCTAGAGTTAAAGGTGTATCGGTTGGAGAGACAACAGTTTCTGCAACGCTTGAAGGTATTACCGGTGTTGCACCCGTTCATGTTGTGCCATAA
- the rseP gene encoding RIP metalloprotease RseP: protein MGILVALLVLSVLIFFHELGHFTAARFFGVQVDVFSIGFGKKIYSRMIGKTEWSISAIPLGGYVKMKGQDDTDPTKISYDEDSYNTKKPWQRIIILLAGPFANFLMAFLLYLAIAYMGVPKLLPYVDKVSKDSPAYQSGLQKEDKILQINGVNIKYWEDIGKQINASQGKLTMIIERDHHLRTLTLEPKVIDDKNIFGEKITRRIIGITPMPKQTTVVYGFAEGFDYAWKETVKSSTLIFKSVEKLITGAVSTDQLGGIITIVDVTAQASSAGILALFFFTALISVNLGVLNLLPIPALDGGHIMFNLYEILRGKAPSENAMYYMTVTGWILLGGLMLLGLYNDIHRLMG from the coding sequence ATGGGTATTTTAGTCGCACTTCTGGTTCTTTCCGTTCTTATCTTTTTCCATGAGCTTGGGCACTTCACGGCAGCACGTTTTTTCGGTGTGCAGGTCGATGTTTTCAGCATCGGGTTTGGTAAAAAAATCTACTCGAGAATGATCGGAAAAACGGAATGGAGTATCTCTGCAATTCCTCTTGGCGGTTACGTGAAGATGAAAGGCCAGGACGATACTGACCCTACCAAAATCAGTTATGACGAAGATAGCTACAACACCAAAAAACCATGGCAGCGTATCATCATTCTGCTGGCCGGGCCTTTTGCCAATTTTCTAATGGCCTTTTTGCTCTATCTTGCCATCGCCTATATGGGTGTTCCAAAACTGCTGCCTTATGTGGATAAGGTCAGTAAAGATTCTCCGGCATATCAGTCAGGCCTTCAAAAGGAGGACAAGATCCTGCAGATCAACGGTGTCAATATAAAATACTGGGAAGATATCGGGAAACAGATCAATGCATCACAGGGGAAACTCACGATGATCATTGAACGAGATCATCATCTTAGAACCCTGACCCTGGAACCCAAAGTCATTGATGACAAAAATATCTTTGGAGAGAAGATCACAAGACGTATTATCGGGATCACGCCTATGCCAAAACAGACCACCGTGGTTTATGGCTTTGCCGAAGGTTTCGATTACGCCTGGAAGGAAACGGTCAAGTCGAGCACACTGATCTTCAAAAGTGTAGAAAAACTCATTACCGGCGCAGTCAGCACTGATCAGCTTGGAGGTATCATCACTATCGTCGATGTCACGGCACAGGCGAGTTCGGCAGGCATTCTTGCACTCTTTTTCTTTACTGCACTCATTTCGGTCAACCTTGGTGTCCTCAACCTCCTTCCCATACCGGCACTCGACGGTGGCCATATCATGTTCAACCTTTACGAAATTCTCCGGGGCAAAGCACCAAGTGAGAATGCCATGTACTACATGACCGTCACAGGATGGATACTTCTTGGAGGTCTGATGCTCCTGGGACTTTACAACGATATCCATCGTTTGATGGGCTGA
- a CDS encoding YggS family pyridoxal phosphate-dependent enzyme, with the protein MVLDKEQLRANLDEVIWNIEEARIAVSEHHIVQLVAVGKYTEVENIATLYVLGQRAFGENQVQQLRERMAALEELPLEWHMIGTLQKNKINNLIDLRPTLMQSLDSLSLAEELNKKLTAKEARMNCLLQINSAREETKSGVTPEEATDIYQQIKESCPNINLKGVMTIGAHTEDETLIKQSFETTHKIFESLEKEGATICSMGMSGDYPLAIRCGSNLVRIGSALFK; encoded by the coding sequence ATGGTATTGGACAAAGAACAGTTAAGAGCAAATCTCGATGAAGTCATCTGGAACATTGAAGAAGCACGTATCGCGGTCAGTGAACATCATATCGTACAGTTGGTTGCGGTAGGAAAATATACTGAAGTGGAAAATATCGCTACATTGTACGTATTGGGGCAGCGTGCCTTTGGAGAGAACCAGGTACAGCAGCTGAGAGAACGCATGGCAGCACTGGAAGAACTGCCGCTTGAATGGCACATGATAGGCACACTCCAGAAGAACAAGATCAACAACCTCATCGACCTGCGGCCGACACTCATGCAGTCACTCGACTCACTCTCTCTTGCGGAGGAGCTCAACAAAAAGCTCACAGCGAAAGAAGCCAGAATGAACTGCCTGCTGCAGATCAACTCTGCCAGAGAAGAGACCAAGTCCGGTGTCACCCCCGAAGAGGCAACCGATATCTACCAGCAGATCAAAGAGAGCTGCCCCAACATAAACCTCAAAGGTGTCATGACCATCGGAGCGCATACAGAAGATGAAACACTGATAAAGCAAAGTTTCGAGACGACACACAAAATATTTGAAAGTCTGGAAAAAGAGGGAGCGACCATCTGTTCAATGGGAATGAGCGGAGATTACCCTCTCGCCATCAGATGCGGATCCAACCTCGTACGCATTGGATCAGCACTCTTTAAATAA
- a CDS encoding menaquinone biosynthesis decarboxylase, translating to MQDVVQWLKENGDLKIIDEPLDVELEIPHVAYVEVKKEDSRPILFTKPINRAKGIEYDMPVLMNIFANKEITEKIFGKHPDDVAEGIEELLKLKPPRTFKAKLAMIPKLFSLKNVFPKRLKFKGECQEVIIPKEEVDLDRLPILKTWEEDGGPFITMGQVYTQSLDGQMQNLGMYRLQQYDKNRLGMHWQIHKDASHFFDQYQKAGKKMPVTVAIGGDPLYIWCGQAPMPHGMFEMLLYGFVRNKNAQLVKSITNDIYIPRDVDIVIEGFVDPELMEIEGPFGDHTGYYTLKEPFPVMEVETVTMKKEPVFAATVVGKPPLEDKYMGWATERVFLPMLKPMAPDLIDYNMPENGVFHNLILAKMKVMYKGHAQQFMHAFWGVGQMSFVKHALFVGEDAPELEEAEALTEHILNRLSKEKILITQGIVDHLDHSSKEQFVGGKLGVDATGDVVEEGVEALLSDDELLEKIQQIESNVVALKQYMTHTKNPICVIAVNKEKSQLKLIKKLKELKAHIKLLVIVDKANNDLNDPYMLIWRVVNNIDAQRDVKLKPFIAIDATNKSEVDGFEREWPGDTFCTKEVLDALQEKGLIDIDEAFIKRYGLLPFN from the coding sequence ATGCAAGATGTCGTACAGTGGCTGAAAGAGAATGGTGATCTGAAGATCATAGATGAACCATTGGATGTGGAACTTGAAATTCCCCATGTGGCGTATGTGGAAGTGAAAAAAGAGGACTCCAGACCGATCCTTTTTACCAAGCCCATCAATAGAGCCAAAGGTATCGAATACGATATGCCGGTACTGATGAACATCTTTGCCAACAAAGAGATCACCGAGAAGATCTTTGGCAAGCATCCCGACGATGTGGCAGAGGGCATAGAAGAGCTTCTCAAGCTCAAGCCGCCTCGGACTTTCAAAGCCAAACTGGCAATGATACCCAAACTTTTTTCACTGAAAAATGTCTTTCCAAAGCGTTTGAAGTTCAAAGGGGAGTGCCAGGAGGTCATCATTCCAAAAGAGGAAGTTGACCTTGACAGGCTTCCCATTTTGAAGACCTGGGAAGAGGATGGCGGACCGTTCATTACGATGGGGCAGGTCTATACCCAGAGTCTTGACGGACAGATGCAGAACCTTGGCATGTACAGATTGCAGCAGTATGACAAGAACAGGTTGGGAATGCACTGGCAGATACACAAAGATGCCTCCCATTTCTTCGATCAGTACCAGAAAGCCGGAAAGAAGATGCCGGTGACCGTTGCCATCGGCGGAGACCCGCTTTATATCTGGTGCGGACAGGCGCCGATGCCGCACGGAATGTTCGAGATGCTGCTCTACGGTTTCGTGCGTAACAAAAATGCTCAGTTGGTCAAGTCCATCACAAATGATATCTATATCCCCAGAGATGTGGACATCGTTATTGAAGGGTTCGTGGACCCTGAGCTGATGGAGATAGAGGGACCTTTCGGGGACCATACGGGCTACTATACACTCAAGGAGCCTTTTCCAGTGATGGAAGTGGAGACGGTCACGATGAAGAAAGAACCGGTCTTTGCAGCGACAGTGGTGGGTAAACCGCCGTTGGAGGACAAATACATGGGCTGGGCGACAGAAAGAGTGTTCCTGCCGATGCTCAAACCGATGGCACCGGACCTTATAGACTACAATATGCCTGAGAACGGGGTATTCCATAACCTGATACTGGCGAAAATGAAAGTGATGTACAAAGGGCATGCACAGCAGTTCATGCATGCTTTCTGGGGTGTCGGGCAGATGAGTTTTGTCAAGCATGCACTTTTCGTAGGAGAAGATGCACCGGAACTTGAAGAAGCTGAAGCGCTGACGGAACACATTTTGAACAGGCTTTCCAAAGAGAAGATACTCATTACCCAGGGGATCGTGGACCATCTGGACCACTCTTCAAAAGAGCAGTTCGTAGGCGGCAAACTGGGTGTGGATGCTACGGGTGACGTAGTGGAAGAGGGTGTGGAAGCACTCTTGAGTGATGACGAACTTCTTGAAAAGATACAGCAGATCGAAAGCAATGTCGTAGCCCTCAAACAGTACATGACACATACGAAGAACCCCATCTGTGTCATTGCAGTGAACAAAGAGAAGTCGCAGCTGAAGCTCATCAAGAAACTCAAAGAACTCAAGGCGCATATCAAACTCTTGGTCATCGTGGACAAGGCCAACAACGACCTGAACGACCCTTACATGCTCATCTGGCGTGTGGTCAACAACATCGACGCACAGAGAGATGTGAAGCTCAAGCCGTTCATCGCCATAGATGCGACCAATAAAAGCGAAGTGGACGGGTTCGAACGTGAGTGGCCGGGCGATACTTTCTGTACGAAAGAGGTACTTGACGCTCTTCAGGAGAAAGGACTCATCGATATTGATGAAGCTTTTATCAAAAGGTACGGGTTACTCCCTTTTAATTAG
- a CDS encoding peroxiredoxin: protein MLVTKKAPDFTATAVLADGQIVEDFNLMDNLGEKGAVLFFYPLDFTFVCPSEIIAFSHRVDEFKKRGINVIGVSVDSQFSHFAWRETPVEQGGIGRINFPLVADLTKQISRDYDVLLDEAVALRGSFLIDADGTIRHAVINDLPLGRNEDEMLRMVDAMLFTNEHGEVCPAGWQPGDEGMKPDAEGVASYLEKHADEL from the coding sequence ATGTTAGTAACAAAAAAAGCTCCGGATTTTACAGCAACAGCTGTACTTGCAGATGGTCAGATCGTAGAAGACTTCAACCTGATGGACAACCTTGGTGAAAAAGGTGCGGTACTTTTCTTCTATCCGCTTGACTTTACGTTTGTATGTCCGTCAGAGATCATTGCATTCTCTCACAGAGTAGATGAGTTCAAGAAAAGAGGCATCAATGTCATCGGTGTATCTGTAGACAGCCAGTTCTCACACTTCGCATGGAGAGAGACTCCTGTAGAGCAGGGTGGTATCGGCCGTATCAACTTCCCGTTGGTCGCAGACCTTACAAAGCAGATCTCAAGAGATTACGATGTGCTTCTTGATGAAGCGGTAGCACTCAGAGGTTCTTTCCTTATCGATGCTGACGGTACAATCAGACATGCGGTCATCAACGACCTTCCGCTTGGAAGAAATGAAGACGAGATGCTGAGAATGGTAGATGCAATGCTCTTTACAAACGAGCATGGTGAAGTATGTCCAGCCGGCTGGCAGCCAGGTGACGAAGGTATGAAGCCGGATGCTGAAGGTGTTGCTTCTTATCTTGAAAAGCACGCTGACGAGCTGTAA